A window of the Phaseolus vulgaris cultivar G19833 chromosome 5, P. vulgaris v2.0, whole genome shotgun sequence genome harbors these coding sequences:
- the LOC137834364 gene encoding polyubiquitin 11: protein MRVAIVTRANQFFIEVGAQETVLAIKRKIEQLHGVPVASQVLSVTGWELVDGLDMDDYPIVTEGTKIDLTIKPVEPHPNKMQITVKFSAKKLNIEVDRTDTVRSLKEKIHILDSTPIKRMTLYFSGTELDEDFRTLSEYSIREFSEIVVFLKTMNRSRDEPPTRKLSLVVQTSSSLLNAATIPLEMRDANTVNDLKQLLISRKILPADDYLFIHRQRIMRDSCSLRWHGVENGDCLYVFKGTVSSSGYA, encoded by the coding sequence ATGAGAGTTGCTATTGTCACAAGAGCAAACCAATTTTTCATTGAAGTTGGTGCCCAAGAAACAGTTCTAGCAATCAAGAGGAAAATAGAGCAACTTCATGGGGTTCCAGTGGCTTCACAAGTCCTTTCAGTTACTGGGTGGGAACTAGTTGATGGATTAGACATGGATGATTATCCAATAGTCACTGAAGGTACAAAAATTGACCTCACCATCAAACCAGTAGAGCCACACCCTAACAAAATGCAAATCACAGTGAAATTTTCAGCTAAAAAGCTCAACATTGAGGTGGACAGAACTGACACTGTTCGCAGCTTGAAGGAAAAAATTCACATTCTTGATAGCACCCCCATCAAAAGAATGACACTCTACTTTTCAGGGACTGAACTGGATGAAGATTTTAGAACCTTAAGTGAATATAGCATTCGGGAATTTTCTGAAATTGTTGTGTTCCTCAAGACCATGAATCGATCAAGAGATGAACCTCCCACAAGGAAGTTAAGCTTGGTGGTACAAACTTCCTCTAGCTTGCTTAATGCAGCCACCATTCCATTGGAGATGAGGGATGCAAACACAGTGAATGACTTGAAGCAGTTACTGATAAGCAGAAAGATTCTGCCTGCTGATGACTATTTGTTTATACACAGGCAGAGGATCATGCGTGATAGTTGTAGCCTCAGGTGGCATGGAGTTGAAAATGGAGACTGTCTCTATGTGTTTAAGGGGACAGTTAGCAgtagtggatatgcatga
- the LOC137835538 gene encoding APO protein 4, mitochondrial codes for MEGLRKMARCGFVFSGKLRRLYGTKVDLRKLRPMILKRIDKRAQGYPVRAMVPVANEVLQARNVLIHGISTLLDFLPLTACKFCPEIYIGEQGHLIQTCWGYKHRAKNRVHEWIKGGLNDILVPVETFHLNYMFQSVIRHNERFDFDRIPAVVELCWQAGADLQEENLNSSSWNLEAASESVPESQHLLPDDLASTANKTLTAWETLRSGVEKLLLVYPVKVCKYCSEVHVGPSGHKARLCGVFKYEGWKGAHFWMKANVDNLVPPKMVWRRRPQDPPVLVNERKDFYGRVPAVLDLCSRAGAVVPKKYNCMMKLQGLSGPANNIFFGITREPNF; via the exons ATGGAGGGTCTGAGAAAGATGGCGCGGTGCGGTTTCGTGTTCTCCGGTAAACTTCGGCGGTTGTACGGCACGAAAGTGGACCTGAGAAAGCTGCGGCCGATGATTCTGAAGAGAATCGATAAACGGGCACAGGGTTACCCGGTTCGCGCAATGGTTCCGGTTGCCAACGAGGTTCTCCAAGCCAGGAATGTTCTCATCCATGGCATTTCTACCCTCCTTGACTTCCTTCCTCTCACGGCTTGCAA ATTCTGTCCAGAGATATATATTGGTGAGCAGGGACATTTAATTCAGACTTGCTGGGGTTACAAGCATCGTGCCAAAAACCGGGTTCATGAGTGGATCAAAGGTGGTTTGAATGATATACTTGTCCCTGTTGAAACATTTCACCTGAACTACATGTTCCAAAGTGTTATTAGGCACAATGAAAGGTTTGACTTTGATCGCATTCCGGCTGTTGTTGAGCTGTGCTGGCAAGCAGGGGCTGATCTCCAGGAGGAAAACCTTAATTCAAGTAGCTGGAACTTGGAGGCTGCCAGTGAAAGTGTGCCTGAATCCCAACATTTGTTACCAGACGATCTTGCCTCTACAGCTAATAAAACATTAACTGCTTGGGAGACTCTTAGGTCTGGGGTGGAGAAGTTGTTGTTGGTTTATCCAGTAAAAGTTTGTAAATATTGTTCTGAGGTTCATGTTGGGCCATCTGGCCATAAAGCTAGGCTCTGTGGGGTTTTCAAGTATGAGGGTTGGAAAGGAGCTCACTTTTGGATGAAAGCTAATGTGGATAACTTAGTGCCCCCAAAGATGGTATGGAGACGAAGGCCTCAAGATCCTCCTGTACTTGTGAATGAAAGGAAAGACTTTTATGGGCGTGTTCCAGCTGTATTGGATCTGTGCTCAAGAGCTGGTGCCGTTGTGCCTAAAAAGTATAATTGTATGATGAAGTTGCAAGGTTTGTCTGGTCCtgccaataatattttttttgggaTCACTAGAGAACCAAACTTTTGA